A stretch of Monomorium pharaonis isolate MP-MQ-018 chromosome 7, ASM1337386v2, whole genome shotgun sequence DNA encodes these proteins:
- the LOC105830305 gene encoding radial spoke head protein 6 homolog A — protein sequence MAYSYIVGEAPSDDVPSVKHDIRRAKIFLQKHSTGSGDSLYDHLIELLAKILAEQPQNAIDIFEEYSRKLKEERLKIKTNYLRDLFIPPVQYDDAKELIKLFQEVKRIDEGEQEMIGNEEGDMKKKHFNMLDILFYFEQTGVGLPRHEIILLNLSIRKLASTMPLKNIRFWGKILGKSKNYYILEAELQADELARRLEQKEHEIQSRKGNEENEVETAAKFAKEEAIKIEKNDLERTVETLESPREDMLEGKPLQLIFPPLPVTSWRSLPEIPIERIGSGLNKKVYFVCNAPGLDEWIELPTVTPQQIVIARQIVRYCTGNLETPIYSFPPFPGTEKNYLRAQIARISATTHVSPIGFFTFGGEDEDELIKEERKEKEELSENINYDPLPIKDLVDSSMSNWCHFSPYILKQGRTVWWNLEEEDNVNKVFEEEEEEIVEEDDVKMMEKEIGPPLLTPLSEDAIVDSVLPWTAKQSSYIQPDIAVALVRSNIWPGAFAFAAEKRFATMYIGWGHKYNAYNYSPSNVPPVQDQYKMGSEIMEIRDPTVQEEEAYQLTHLPPTVLKEILDEEDEGKKEEEEEIDDDDEEEDDE from the exons ATGGCATATTCTTATATCGTAGGAGAAGCACCTTCCGACGACGTTCCCAGCGTGAAGCACGATATCCGACGCGCCAAGATATTTCTTCAGAAACACAGCACGGGATCGGGTGACAGTTT ATATGACCATTTAATCGAACTTTTGGCAAAAATATTGGCCGAACAGCCACAAAACGctattgatatttttgaagaatataGCAGAAAATTGAAGGAAGAGAGATTGAAGATTAAGACAAATTATCTTCGAGATTTATTCATACCACCTGTGCAGTACGATGATGCTAAGGAGCTTATTAAGCTTTTCCAG GAAGTAAAGCGGATTGACGAAGGTGAGCAGGAGATGATAGGGAATGAGGAGGGCGATATGAAAAAGAAGCATTTTAACATGTTGGATATATTATTCTACTTTGAACAGACGGGTGTAGGATTGCCGCGACacgaaataatattacttaatttatcgATTCGGAAACTCGCCTCAACAATgccacttaaaaatattag ATTTTGGGGTAAAATACTtggaaaatctaaaaattattatatactggAAGCTGAACTTCAAGCGGATGAACTTGCTCGAAGATTAGaa cAAAAGGAACATGAAATACAATCTAGAAAAGGAAACGAGGAAAACGAAGTCGAAACAGCTGCAAAATTTGCGAAAGAAGAAGCGATAAAAATTGAGAAGAACGATCTGGAAAGAACTGTTGAAACACTGGAAAGTCCGCGCGAAGATATGTTAGAAGGAAAGCCTTTGCAACTTATCTTTCCACCATTACCTGTTACTTCATGGAGATCATTGCCGGAAATACCAATAGAGAGAATCGGAAGCggtcttaataaaaaa GTGTATTTTGTGTGCAACGCGCCTGGATTAGACGAGTGGATCGAACTTCCAACGGTTACACCGCAACAGATAGTAATTGCACGACAGATTGTTCGATACTGTACGGGAAACTTGGAGACACCG ATTTACAGTTTTCCGCCATTTCCTGGTACCGAAAAGAATTATCTTCGTGCACAAATTGCAAGGATCAGTGCGACTACTCACGTTTCGCCGATTGGTTTCTTCACATTCGGTGGAGAAGACGAagatgaattaataaaagaagaaagaaaagaaa AAGAAGAGTtatcagaaaatattaattacgatCCACTGCCAATCAAGGATCTCGTAGATTCTTCCATGTCAAATTGGTGTCATTTTAGTCCGTATATTCTTAAACAAGGAAGAACTGTATGGTGGAATCTTGAGGAGGAAGATAATGTCAAT aaAGTATtcgaagaagaagaggaagaaatcGTGGAGGAAGATGATGTAAAGATGATGGAGAAAGAAATCGGACCTCCTCTTTTAACTCCTTTATCTGAGGATGCTATTGTTGACTCCGTGTTACCATGGACTGCTAAACAATCATCATACATACAACCAGACATTGCGGTAGCTTTAGTTAGGTCAAATATCTGGCCTGGAGCATTCGCATTCGCAGCAGAAAA ACGTTTCGCTACTATGTATATTGGTTGGGGCCACAAATACAATGCATATAATTATAGTCCTTCTAATGTACCACCTGTTCAAGATCAATATAAAATGGGATCAGAAATTATGGAAATTCGTGATCCTACTGTCCAAGAAGAAGAAGCATATCAATTAACCCATTTACCACCAACAGTACTAAAGg aaatattagaTGAAGAGGACGagggaaaaaaggaagaagaagaagaaatagatgatgatgatgaggaGGAAGATGATGAATAA